ACAGATAAAGCCCCATAGATGGCTCAGTTTAGGCCAGAAAGGAGTTAAACACGACTGGAATATTTTCTTCAATACccttttttggaatttgaatttttggGATAATGTTAGTACTCTGGCAGGAGAAGTCAAAAACCCACAAAAGATATTCCCAAAGGCATTATTTATCGCGGTGATTTTCACCTGTTTGGCTTATATTATCCCACTTATGGCCGTAACTGGGGCCGTCTTGGTTGACCAAAGCGAATGGGAAGCAGGGTTCATGGCACAGGCTGCGGAAATTATCTCGGGGAAATGGCTTAAGTTGTGGATTGAAATAGGCGCTGTTTTGTCTGGAATTGGGCTTTTCGAAGCCCAATTAAGCAGCAGTGCCTATCAGGTCCTGGGTATGGCGGAATTGGGCTTTTTGCCCAAAATTTTCGGGGTTAGGTCGAAATGGTTCGGTACACCTTGGGTGGGAATTGTGTTATCGACCGTGATCACCCTCTCTGTTTCGTTCATGAATTTCACAGATATTATCTCTTCGGCGAATTTCTTGTACAGTTTGGGGATGCTGTTGGAGTTCGCATCCTTTGTGTGGCTAAGGAGGAAGTATCCGGCAATGAAGCGGCCATTCCGGGTGCCGATGGGGATACCGGGACTTGTAGTTATGTGTTTGGTTCCATCCGCGTTTTTGGTTTTTATAATGGCTATTGCGACTAAGGTTGTTTACTTGGTGAGTGGGCTGATGACCGTGGCTGGGGTTGGGTGGTATTTTTTCATCAAGTATTGTAAGGCCAAGAAGTGGTTCAAGTTTAGTGAAAATGGTGATAAGTTTATTACCGTTGGAAATGGTGAGGGACTAGCTGCACCTGCTTTTTATCTGTATCTCTGTTCCCTCTGCAATTTTAGCAACAGTTAATTACATGCACATGGGTATTGGTCAAGAAGATACAGCTGGTTTGGTATGGTGCGATTGCTGCCTTTTCGGCTTGTTTGAAGTCAACCTACTTTGAAAAGACGAGTAAGCAAAAGTGTTCCCAAAGTCATGTACTCCATTTTTCTCTCCTCAAATGTAAGCAGAAACTATtggttttttgttcttttatgtTGTGGTCCTACCATATTCAAGTAAGCCTCTtgagaatgagaaaaaaatggTGCGATAGAGTGTAAGCGTCTTTCAATGGtattaaaatattttagagCGGTGATTAAAAGTAGGGACATTTAtcagtactccaatttttactTGATTTGTTTTCAATTGACGGATTAGGCTTATTCATGGACTAATGTAGTATAAAGGGACACGACTCACATCCATACTCCAATCTTTAGAACTTCTTCAAACTTCATTTTGAGGGTCTTACTCGAGTGCCAAAATATTGTTCCAAAATCGTTAAATCCTCTCCAAACTTCATTTTGTGGGTCTTCCTCGAGCTCCAAAACATTGATCCAAAATCGTCTATTTCTTATTTGCTACAAAGAAGAATAGAAAAAAGTTCCATCAACTTCTCCTGTTTTGTTGAATTGAATGGTAAATATAATTTCAATTCTTGCACCCTATAATACAAGACGGGCAAATTTATTTCATCCAATGCGAGCTTATCATAAAAGTCATTCAAAATGACGAGATGGTTATCTCATTGAGTGAATACTTTCATTTTCTATCTACTCTATACGccaattttctctctttcatgatcagtttatattatttttattttgttatgtcTTTGCAGCTTTGCTTGTATAGTATGGAGTCTCTTTCAATGTTCAAAAGgggacaaaaagaagaagaaaaactagcAATAAGTTTGGTCCCACGTGAAATGGACGAATTTGGGAAGAAGTCAGCTTTGTTTACCCTTTTGTGGCCCACCTATTAAGTTAAGGAGTCGTTTTCTATCCCTCCAATCAAATTGAAAATAATAAATGTGAAACATTCACTTTAAATACTtgtaaaaatttaataaaagaATCTATATATTACGCAAGTTTTATTTGGAGTATAAACGTTGGAGATCGAGTGGaataaaaaaatacccaaaaccaAATCTAATGGAATCAAACTTGATGTGATGTTCCCTCTGCCTATGTCCATATTTCCAAAGCAGAGAAACAGTTTGATACTCCTGAAAAAAATTCACCGGTGCGTTCTTCCCTAAATTAAATTAGACCACTATAGCCCACGGTAAGATTGTGGTCGTATAATCGCATTGCAGCACTCCCGAATCCTAATAGTACTAGCGACGTTTCATAGATGATCATCATAATTTGTACTCTCTATATTGTCTAAGTAGACCTCGTAAAGACCTTCAAAAATCTACTCTACAACCTCCAaaattttttagagagagactAGGTCAAAATTTCCTCATAGTTTCACTCTTTTAAGTCCAAGGATCTTGAAGCCTTTAATTCAACATAGAGATTAAGAAGCCTTTATTTAAGATGGCTAATGTTCGTCCACCTTTAAGATGGCTAATCTTCATTTATATCAACCAATACAGAGATGGTTAATGTttactcacttttaaaatggGTGAACAAAACGAATTGGGCATAATTAAAAGATGTTTTAATTATGTTTAGGCCCACTATCAAGCTAGTGATGAACAATATAGAAAGATAGGCCTTCTTCTCTAGCCCATGGGCCGGCCTCGCTCATGAACCCGTTAACAGGTCCGTGATTCATATATGGACACGCCCTTTTGAATGACTTTCTTTCACGTCCTTCGTCTTGCGCTTATTGTCACTTTCAACTTCATCCGACTAGACTCTCGCAGTCTCGCTGTCATCGGGTGGCATGGTAGCTTAGTGGTAGACAGGTTATTCTTACACAACTTAAATTTAGAAagtttcaagttcaaaacaatTCACATGATGTTCTCTGTGCGTTAATTCTGCTAATACGATCGTGACCCTTTAGCTCTTAATAGGACGATAAACTTATATATAGATGATTGATCCCTCACGGAACCCGCCGCATGTATGGAGTCCTTATGATCACCCCTAGACTAGAAGTTGTTGTAGCTCGTGATCCCATcatccaaaatcaaataaaacaaTCCCATAATCAATATATGATTTTGTATCCACACACAAAATCGAATAATATCGAGCGATCAAGAGAGCCTGATAGAAAATAAGAGCAATAGAAATGACAACTATCACATCACACCGGCCataaactcaaaaatttctcaaatatgGCAAATGCCATTTTATTTGCCAAATTTGAGAAAACATATATGGTAAAGTTGTCATTTTTGAttgagagagggaaaaaaagaaagttgggAAAATAAAATGCACGGGTGTACCACCCTTGCTCAAAAATGAGAATGGAAAGGGTAAAATGGCAAAGAGGATGATCTAAGTTACCAATAAAACAAAATTAGTAAGTCAAAGTCACCACAAAGTAACTGTACTTTTACGGTTTTACCAAAGAGGCGTTCCTCTTTCTGCTCTATAATACTAGCAAATAGCAAGAGATGAATCTacgtaaaaatattttacatgcagacaatataataataataatagcaaGAGATGACATTTATAAAACTAAATACAGTATATCCTTTTGCTTTAATATACTATGGGGGTGTTTGGATCcctcttttttgcattttcatttttagcttttctccTTTTGGTTATTTGGAAGGAGTCACCCAGAATGAGTTATGGCAAAACTCATTCTTGGATTCTTGCTTTAGAGAAGAGAAGCCAAAAAGAGGGGGATAGGAGTTTTTCCCATTCTCATTTTCtacttctcttttttattgAAGATGAAAAGACCAACTTGCCCTTAGCATATTTTGGAAATATGACACGTCTAACAATAGAAAATGCATGCAGTGCAAGTTCTAcaagttgttttctttaaaaaaaaaaaaaaattgcatataaGCTGATGAAGATACTTTATGTTTTGAGATTTTTGTAATgatcagttttttttaaaaaaaaaaatgattgattatttttattaGAGAACAAATGAAGAACAACTAATGCAAGAGCGTACGTGTGAAACTGATagaactaaaaaaaacaaaaaaaaaaagaatgagaaagactaacaaaaaatatgcatataagCTGTCAAATTACTCCTCTCCGAACAGCTTTGTAAATATATTTGTCAATTGCTCGTTAGTACGAATATATTCTCATTTTAGTtgtctctttgtttttctttaatatggtttttttttttgaattaatgatGATTGGAAGTGTTCTTGTTCTTTTGCAGTTACTTGGATTTAACTTATCGTTATTTCttcttatttatcaaaaaaattaaaatttagttgGAGACTTTTAATTAACCAAGAATAATACAATTTCACCATATAACTTTTACAAAAATTGATTAAATCATTATTTATACACATTATATCCCATAATGAATAATCAAgggcaatatggtaaaaaatcaactcataattcattttcatcgcatatctctcaaacactactcttgttgcaaaatgcattctgcacgtATCATCCAAACAATCTACCAGATAtaatccaaaaagtcaaaaaatcaaaaagttgaaaatgaaaagccaaaaattaagCTCTCAAACACCCCATATAAGATAGATTGCATGTTGGATACAGTACTACTTTAGCTCGGATGACCATCTAATTAAATGTCAAAGGTCCATGTGGATGAACATGGCCGAGTGGTGTTGGGTTTTTTGCCCATGAAAATAGGCCCAATATTTTGGCCcaagtgttttgtttttggaagccCAATATTACTAGGTTTTTATTGGGAACAAAAaggtcttttttgtttttcggtgGATGGCTCCAGAACgtgtgagagaaaaaaaataaaaaagagagaaaagggttTGGTGCTGTGGGTGCTACTGTGAAACAGGGAAAAACGTGGAGTGCACTGCGTGTGTTTGTGTTGTGACGGTGCTAAGGTTTAGATCAAGACAGCGACTTTCCTCTCTTTGTTCAAGCAATTTGCAGCAGcctttgtgttccttttgtGGGTTGATTTGTTCCGGTTGGTGCCCTCTGTTTCAGTTGTGTTGGAGAGTTTTGGGTAAGATCTTTCCACTTTGATTGTAGGTTGTTGAATAGGGTATTTAAGAGATTGTTGGATCTCTTTGTAAACCTTGGTGATAGTAGAAATTGTTTTCtctctcccgtggacgtacccgagtttggggaaccacgCATATTGGTTGTTCTCGTTGTGCCTTGTTTATTGcgtatttaatttttgattacgCTTCCGTTTGCGGGTGGGATTGATTTAggggaaataatcccaacaaagtggtatcagagccagatTAAGGGAAAAATTAATACGTGAGTTATGGTAGGAAAAAGCACTGGGTTCGCGGTTGAGCTTTTCAATGGGCACAATGATTTTACTCTTTGGCAACAAAGGGTGAGGAATATTTTGGTGAGAGAAGGTTTAGTGAAAGCACTCAAGCCAAAATCCGAAAAGCCGGAAGAAATGAATGAAGATAAATGGGAAGAGATGAGAGAGCTTGCAAATAGCACCATTCAATTGTATCTTGGAAATAGCACTCTCCGAGAAGTTATCAATGAAACGGATCCGGCGGAACTTTGGGCAAAGTTGGAGAGTATGTACAAGACTAAATCTTGGACGAATAGGTTGTCGTTAAAGAAGCAATTGTATGCGTTAAGTAtgtccgagggaggaaatattaaTGAGCACTTGGATGAGTTCAATCGGCTAATAACGGAGTTGGAAGCCATTGGCGCAAAGATTGAGGAGGAAGATAAGGCgatcattttgttggtttcctTGCCAATATTGTATGAGCATCTCCAAACTACATTATTATTTGGGAAAGACACTCTTGGACTTGATGAGGTTATTGCTACACTCCTATCCCATGAGTCGATGCGGAGGAAGGAGAGCGAGAGGATGTCGGAGGATCGTGCCATGGCTGCATCTTCCTGTAGTCAAGCTAGAGGGCGGACGACCGAAAGGCGAAATGGGTCTAAGCCAAGGGGGCGCTCATCCTCGCGAGGTGGCGAGTCACGGGGTGTTGACAAAAGAAAGTGCTACTTTTGTAATGAAGAATGACATATAATGAAATTTTGCCCAAAGCTCAAAGCCAAGATAGagcaagagaaaggaaaatccGAAGCGGCGGTGGTTGAGAGCTCCACCGAAAATGATGGTGATTTGCTTGCGGTGACTTCTGAAGGTACAAAGCATTTTGGTTGGGTTATGGATTCCGGATGTTCGTTCCATATGTATTCAAATCGGAATTATTTTTGTTCGTATGAGGCTTGTGAGAAAAGTACCGTGAGGATGGCAAACAACACGGTGAACAAGGTTGTTGGCATGGGTTCGGTACGTTTTCGTATGGCCGATAGAAGGTTTGTGACATTGACCGGAGTTCGACATGTTCTgggtttgagaaaaaatttgatttccttgggaatgttgGACGCAAAGGGTTGTAGCTTTGCATCAAGGGATGGAGCTCTTGAGGTTTTCAAGAATGAGAAGGTGGTGTTGCGAGGCAACATGGTGGGAAACTTGTACAAGCTTCAAGGTCGTGTTGAGAGGAGGCATACAAGTTTCGGACACCAAGCTGGCGGAAAAGAGAAGCGTCGAGTTACACAAGTGTGGCGTGTAAAGGTGCAAGAAAATGAGTCGATATGTGTGGCAAGCAACACCGAAAAAGAAGTGTCTCAAGTGAtgagttttgaaagaattgATGAAGGAAAAAGTGCAAGAAAAAGAGTCACTTTTGCAACCAATTTGGTTGCCGATGTCTTCGGATAGGCACCCGAGTGAGGGGGTGCAAGGCACCCGGATGAGGGGGTGCGAGGTTCCGAGTGAGGGGCATATTTTTCATGAGCaagggggtgattgttgggtTTTTTGCCCATGAAAATAGGCCCAATATTTTGGCCcaagtgttttgtttttggaagccCAATATTACTAGGTTTTTATTGGGAACAAAAaggtcttttttgtttttcggtgGATGGCTCCAGAACgtgtgagagaaaaaaagatcaaaaagagagaaaagggttTGGTGCTGTGGGTGCTACTGTGAAACAGGGAAAAACGTGGAGTGCACTGCGTGTGTTTGTGTTGTGACGGTGCTAAGGAAGAGATCAAGACAGCGACTTTCCTCTATTTGTTCAAGCAATTTGCAGCAGcctttgtgttccttttgtGAGCTGATTTGTTCCGGTTGGTGCCCTCTGTTTCAGTTGTGTTGGAGAGTTTTGGGTAAGATCTTTTTACTTTGATTGTAGGTTGTTGAATAGGGTATTTGAGAGATTGTTGGATCTCTTTGTAAACCTTGGTGATAATGGAAATTGTTTTCtctctcccgtggacgtacccgagtttGGAAAACCACGTATATTGGTTGTTCTCGTTGTGCCTTGTTTATTGcgaatttaatttttgattacgCTTCCGTTTGCGGGTGGGATTGATTTAggggaaataatcccaacaaGTGGCACTGTGCATGGCAAGTTGCATATCCAAGCAGGGAGAAAATTGGGGGAGAGATAATTAATATAGGTCATGGGTGATTTCTTGATCATGAATTACGACGGTCAATGATTAACCTAAGCAAGGCTCCATATAATAAGGGTTTACACTTTACACTTTACAAGGACAATGATTGTATTATTCAAGATAATAAGAAGCTTAATTGGTGTTATTAGTTTCATCAAAACGCGAAAGATCTGacaggtttggtttggtttttgaataaGATATAAGGAGATAAGGACTAGTCATGTGTTCATTCTGCAGGACCCATAATCACAATATGAATCGTTCAGAAAGACGTGGCTGTAGAGAGTCAAGTCGTACCAAATGGATAGAGGAGTGTTTGAACCGAATGTCGAGTCGTACCGAGTCAGTATAGGAGAGTACGTGGAGGCAAGTTGAGAAGGCATGGAAGGCGGACCGGTGTCCGCGGTCATTTTGAGGGGTGGGAAAAGATGGGAAGTTGGTGAGTTGGGCTGAGTCGGGTATATATTGATTCTGCTACCAAATGTAATCATGAAAAAAAGCATGATCAGCATTAATTGAGTAATGTAGTGGATCATGGAATTGAGCCCTATAGGGTGGATAgctgtcaatttggtccctagAGACATAAGCAAAACAATACTGTGGAGTGCGGACGAATTTTGTAACAAGAGCCTTGCATGTGATTATTAAATTAATGGCATGAATTGATTAGACTGTTAGGAGTATTAAAATTTTAGTTGAAAAATGCGACATGGGGATCTTAATTactactagctagctagctagctagctggatgtgtaatttttttttccccctcaaaGGAAGGCAGAAAGGATTGAGACACCATACTAAAGTAACAAAATACTTCAAGATCAATAATACTTTAATGCACGAATATATATGATTTCGAGGCTGACTTCTCCTAGGTTTAGGtacaactttattttttaaggatgGTACCAATTATCACCTCCCCAATATATTTATTGTACTAGAACTATTGCCCCACCATGTGACTGAACAATACTTTTACTAAACTCGTTTTTAGTGTGATACGGAGTATATACAAATGAAAATCCGGAATCTCTTGATGCCTTAGCTTAACAGCTGCCAAAAGAAAGATTTGACCTGCAGCTAATTCCCATGTTCTTTATTGGAGTAATTTTAAGGACTACTAGCTTACATCTTCAACTCTCAATCGGAGTACTCATTATTCTCTAGCTCCTTATCAGATCTTCCATCAATATCAATTACTACCAATTAATTGATTGATGCTAAACTACTACTATTTATCCCTCATCTTTTCAATAGTTTTCCCACATctctcaaccaaacaacaccatCATGCAAGTAGAGATCCAGCCCCAACCCCACGGCCAAAAACCACCACAACCCATTTTCTCTAATGGCCACCACCAAACtacaccaccacaaccaccacccaCCACCCAAAACCCACCCCAACTCCtccccaccaccgccaccgcccaCGACCCCAAAAAACTCACTCTCATCCCCCTAATATTCCTTATCTACTTCGAGGTGGCCGGCGGCCCATATGGCGAAGAACCCACAGTGCAGGCCGCCGGCCCCCTCCTCGCCATCCTCGGCTTCCTAATCTTCCCCTTCATCTGGAGCATCCCGGAGGCTCTCATCACCGCTGAGCTCTCCACCGCCTTCCCCGGCAACGGTGGCTTCGTGATATGGGCCGATGCCGCGTTCGGCCCCTTCTTCGGCTCCCTCATGGGCACGTGGAAGTTCCTCAGCGGCGTCATCAACATGGCCGCCTACCCAGTCCTCTGCGTTGACTACCTCCAGAACATCTTCTCCGTCTTCTCGGGTGGTTACCCCCGTTACCTCGCCGTTACCCTCTCCactctcctcctctcctttgTCAACTACTTAGGCCTATCCATAGTCGGTTACTTCGCCGTCTTCCTCGGTATAATCTCTCTTTTACCCTTTATCATAATGTCCTTAATAGCTATCCCACAGATAAAGCCCCATAGATGGCTCAGTTTAGGCCAGAAAGGAGTTAAACACGACTGGAATATTTTCTTCAATACccttttttggaatttgaatttttggGATAATGTTAGTACTCTAGCAGGAGAAGTCAAAAACCCACAAAAGATATTCCCCAAGGCTTTATTTATCGCGGTGATTTTCACTTGTTTGGCTTATATAATCCCTCTTATGGCCGCGACTGGGGCAGTCTCAGTTGACCAGAGCGAATGGGAAGCTGGATTCATGGCACAAGCGGCAGAAATTATCTCGGGGAATTGGCTTAGATTGTGGATCGAAATAGGCGCTGTTTTGTCTGGAATTGGGCTTTTCGAAGCCCAATTAAGCAGCAGTGCCTACCAGGTCCTGGGTATGACGGAATTAGGCTTTCTGCCAAAAAAATTCGGAGTTCAgtcaaaatggttcaatacacCCTGGGTGGGGATTGTGTTATCGACCATGATCACCCTCGCTGTTTCATTCATGAATTTCACGGAAATTATTTCGTCGGCGAATTTCTTGTACAGTTTGGGAATGCTGTTGGAGTTCGCTTCGTTCGTGTGGCTAAGGAGGAAGTATCCGGCGATGAAGCGGCCGTACCGGGTGCCGATTGGGATACCGGGACTTGTAGTGATGTGTTTGGTTCCGTCCGCGTTTTTGGTTTATATAATGGCGATTGCGACTAAGGTTGTTTTCTTGGTGTGTGGGCTGATGACTATGGCTGGGGTTGGGTGGTATTTTTTCATCAAGTATTGCAAGGCTAGGAAGTGGTTCAAGTTTTGTGAAAATGGTGATGGGTTTATTACCATTGAATATAGTGAGGGGATTTGATGGGATCAAATCCTCGATCTGTACCTGCTTTTTCTCTGTGCCTTTGTACCCctacaattttaaaagttaATAATTACATGATGGCAATCTAACGCCTCAAAACACATGgctaattttattattttttggtacttcggaaatAAAAAGACATGGCTATTGGTCAAGAAGATACGTACAGCTGGTTTTTTGGTATGGTGTGCAGGGCTGGCCTTGGGCATAGGCTCTTCAGGCGGTCGTCTAGGGTCTTCAATTTTGGGCCCAATAATTAAGTCTCCAAATTTGAAATACATtacttattatatatatacaagcaaACTATCTTACAACTGGTTTACAACTGATCTAACATAGCACGGTGGTAACACACACTAGTTTGGAACAtggggttttgagtttgatccTTGGCATCTTCACTTTTTAGCGCAACAATTTTTGGAACCTGTAAAATAAAGGTTTTGGACTTGTGCTATATATCATGGCTCAAATTCATGATTTGAGGTACCAACAATGTGGTCCAACTACTTAGCCACCAAACCACATGGCTGGTTGGTTTTCTATATCGAACAACTAATTAATATAGTATAAATTGAGATGCCCCATTTTCAAATCCCGTCTAGGTCTTTGGAAATCTCAGGGCTGGGTGATTGCCGCCTTTTCGGCTTGTTTGAAGTCAAGCTACTTATAAAAGACAAGTTAGCAAAAGTGTTCCCAAGCCATGTAGAATTTCTCCCTCCTGATCAAATGTATGCAGAAactattgatttttttgttcttctatATTGTGGTCCTACGATATTCCCAAGCCTCGTGACAAGTTGAGTCGACATGCTAGGAAAAAATGGGTGCGATAACATATAAGCGTCTTTTGAtagtatttgaattttttagagTGGTGATTGAAAGCAGAAACGTCAAGTGATACTCCAATCTCTACTTGATTTATTTTCATTGACGAATTAGACTTGTTCATCGACTAATGTAGTATAATATAGGGACGCGACTCACCTCCATACTCCATTCTTTAAAACCTCTCCAAACTTCATTTTGCGGGTCTTACTAGAGTGCCATGATCCAAAATCTGTAAAACCTCTCCAAACTTCATTTTGTGGGTATTATTCGAGCTCCAAAACATTGATCGAAAATCGTCTATTTCTTATTTCCTGCAAAGAAGAATAGAAAAAAGTTCCACCAACTTCTCCTGTTTTGTTGAATGGTAAATATAATTTCAATTCTTGCACCCTATAAAATAAGTTAATATACGTGCAAGTTTATTTCTTCCAATGCAAGCTTATCATGAAAGTCATTCAAAATGACGAAATGGTGATCTTATTGAGTGATTATATTCATTTTCCATCTAGTCTATACGTCAATTGTCTCTCTTTCATGATCAGTTTATATATTTAGTATTTTGTTATGTCTTTGCATTGAAGGGATATGTCTTTGCTTGTATATATAGTATGGACAGATACAATGCGAACTTGGGTGATTGAAGGCTTAGATTTCGAGTTGTGTACCTAAGCCATTTGAAATAAAAGTAGTTGCTAATGTGTTAAAATCAACttgaacaataaaaatccttAAGATGACTTGTTCAGAGGTTCACCTTTTGAGTATTGTGGAGCTTCCTTATGTGAGCGAGGAGAGATATTGAGTTGGACCCTTATGGAGAAGATGTTTCCTTCGTTTGCAACTCTAACATATAACAAATTACGGATAAAATGTCTCCTTTTGATTGTGATCCAAACATCTACTAACAAACCAACGCTATCTCTTATAAGCCAAGTTGAGTCAATATTGGCAATATAAGGTGTCAAAAAATGGCTACAAATGTAACATAGATGTTCGCAAACAGTGCGAGGCTCGACTTGTTAGCAGACAAGTCAGGttcgagcttgagttttagAGCTAGTTTAGTAGATGAGTCAAGCTTGAGTTACTTGTAATTCCACTGGTTTATAAAAATCTACCTTATTTGTGGAGGCTCGGGTGGGAAACCAACCAAGTTTAAAAACCTTGATAATACACGAGTCGAGCACAAGCTAGACTAGTCGTTTGGAGCTCCCCGGTCAATGGTTTAAATTGAATCGATTAAAAACATAGTAGTAATGCAAGTATATAATATAAATTGAGGGGGTAAAGTGTAGTTTTCCCTCCATATTATACTATTACAGTACCGGCACCGCCACCACTAAACGGCGGAAAAGGCAAAACGAAGCCACTCACAAGAATCCCCGCTCCACCACCCGAAAACCCTTGCCTtgccaaatctctctctctctctctctctctctctctctctctctctctctggggagTTGTGGGATTAGGAGGAATGGATTTTCAGGTGGTAGTACTGGCCGGCGGCACTTCAAAGGAACTCATCCCTCTTGTTTCAAATGTTAGTTTCTCCGttgtttaattttctttttatgtttttttttcttgttgcttTTTACAATTGAAAGATCCTAACTTCAGGAGGTTCCCAAAGCCCTACTGCCCGTTGCGAATCGCCCCGTTCTGTCTTACGTTCTTGAGCTTCTGGAGCAAAATAATCTCAAGGACCTCATTGTTGtacgcttctctctctctctctctctctcttaaatatATAGAGATATACCTCTATACGTATCCATATGTGTTTATATACTGCACCCTAACTCCTTTTTTGCTCTTATACCCTAGTTGTTTGAAAGGAGAAGAAATTTTATACAAGGATCTGTTTTAGGAAGTTCATTGGACTGATTAATGAGTTCAATAGTAATTTTCGAAATAATTGAGCTTGCAAACTACTGGGACAAGTATTGCATTCTTAGTTAGTTTGGGCTTCTTATTCCGGGTTGGATAGGTCATCAGCAATTACATTCCTATTCCAGCTCCAAATTTAGGAATTATGGGGATGTGGAATCATATTCGCGGTCCTCAATATTCTATCCATTCAAACAGGGCATACTTAATTTTGATATTCTTGTGTGTGCTCGACTATGTTACATGGGCTCGGGTAAAGGTATTGCATGTGAGTATGTGTTTTAAGTGTCTGCTTCATCCCATTTTATCTCGATGACTCGGGGATGTTCCAAAAGATTCTAACGTTGTAGtagatttcttttattttctgagATTAATAATGTTTACTAAGGGCCTTGGGGTATTTTATGCCCACAGTAAGAGTTTTGCGCATATTTTGAGGGATCTTTGAATTACCAAATACACTTGCTAGGTGTATGTTC
The sequence above is a segment of the Rhododendron vialii isolate Sample 1 chromosome 13a, ASM3025357v1 genome. Coding sequences within it:
- the LOC131315323 gene encoding probable polyamine transporter At3g13620 — its product is MFSNGHQTSPPQPPPTTSTTPVTTQNPPQLLPITTTTTTTTTHDPKKLTLIPLIFLIYFEVAGGPYGEEPAVQAAGPLLAILGFLIFPFIWSIPEALITAELSTAFPGDGGFVIWADAAFGPFFGSLMGTWKFLSGVINIAAFPVLCVDYLQNIFSVFSGGYPRYLAVTLSTLLLSFVNYLGLSIVGYFAVFLGIISLLPFIVMSLIAIPQIKPHRWLSLGQKGVKHDWNIFFNTLFWNLNFWDNVSTLAGEVKNPQKIFPKALFIAVIFTCLAYIIPLMAVTGAVLVDQSEWEAGFMAQAAEIISGKWLKLWIEIGAVLSGIGLFEAQLSSSAYQVLGMAELGFLPKIFGVRSKWFGTPWVGIVLSTVITLSVSFMNFTDIISSANFLYSLGMLLEFASFVWLRRKYPAMKRPFRVPMGIPGLVVMCLVPSAFLVFIMAIATKVVYLVSGLMTVAGVGWYFFIKYCKAKKWFKFSENGDKFITVGNGEGLAAPAFYLYLCSLCNFSNS
- the LOC131315324 gene encoding probable polyamine transporter At3g13620, coding for MQVEIQPQPHGQKPPQPIFSNGHHQTTPPQPPPTTQNPPQLLPTTATAHDPKKLTLIPLIFLIYFEVAGGPYGEEPTVQAAGPLLAILGFLIFPFIWSIPEALITAELSTAFPGNGGFVIWADAAFGPFFGSLMGTWKFLSGVINMAAYPVLCVDYLQNIFSVFSGGYPRYLAVTLSTLLLSFVNYLGLSIVGYFAVFLGIISLLPFIIMSLIAIPQIKPHRWLSLGQKGVKHDWNIFFNTLFWNLNFWDNVSTLAGEVKNPQKIFPKALFIAVIFTCLAYIIPLMAATGAVSVDQSEWEAGFMAQAAEIISGNWLRLWIEIGAVLSGIGLFEAQLSSSAYQVLGMTELGFLPKKFGVQSKWFNTPWVGIVLSTMITLAVSFMNFTEIISSANFLYSLGMLLEFASFVWLRRKYPAMKRPYRVPIGIPGLVVMCLVPSAFLVYIMAIATKVVFLVCGLMTMAGVGWYFFIKYCKARKWFKFCENGDGFITIEYSEGI